From a single Raphanus sativus cultivar WK10039 chromosome 3, ASM80110v3, whole genome shotgun sequence genomic region:
- the LOC108844366 gene encoding very-long-chain (3R)-3-hydroxyacyl-CoA dehydratase PASTICCINO 2: protein MAGSFSFVRRVYLTLYNWIVFAGWAQVLYFAVKTLKETGHENVYEAVEKPLQLAQTAAVLEILHGLVGLVRSPVSATLPQIGSRLFLTWGILYSFPEVQSHFLVASLVISWSITEIIRYSFFGLKEALGFAPSWHLWLRYSSFLVLYPTGITSEVGLIYLALPHIKTSEMYSVRMPNTLNFSFDFFYATILVLAIYVPGSPHMYRYMLGQRKRALSKSKRE from the exons ATGGCAGGGTCTTTCTCCTTCGTACGTCGCGTGTACCTCACTCTCTACAACTGGATCGTCTTTGCTGGATG GGCTCAAGTTTTGTACTTTGCGGTAAAGACGTTGAAGGAAACGGGACATGAAAATGTTTATGAGGCCGTTGAGAAGCCTCTCCAGCTTGCTCAGACCGCCGCTGTTCTCGAG ATTCTTCATGGATTAGTAG GTCTGGTCAGATCTCCTGTTTCTGCTACTCTGCCACAGATAGGTTCAAGGCTGTTTCTCACTTGGGGCATCCTATACAGTTTTCCAGAG gtCCAATCACATTTTCTTGTTGCGTCGCTGGTCATAAGCTGGTCTATCACGGAG ATTATCCGCTACTCCTTCTTTGGACTTAAGGAAGCTCTAGGCTTTGCACCTTCATGGCACTTGTGGCTCAG ATACAGCAGCTTCTTAGTGTTATATCCGACCGGTATCACCAGTGAAGTAGGTCTTATCTACCTTGCCTTACCACACATCAAG ACGTCTGAGATGTACAGCGTGAGGATGCCTAACACATTGAACTTCTCATTCGACTTCTTCTACGCAACCATACTCGTTCTTGCAATCTATGTCCCAGGTAGTCCGCACATGTACAGGTACATGCTTGGTCAGCGTAAGAGAGCTCTCTCCAAATCCAAGAGGGAATAA
- the LOC108846873 gene encoding 14-3-3-like protein GF14 lambda encodes MQQDIAAADMAPTHPIRLGLALNFSVFYYEILNSSDKACNMAKQAFEEAIAELDTLGEESYKDSTLIMQLLRDNLTLWTSDMQEHMDEA; translated from the exons ATGCAGCAG GATATAGCAGCAGCTGATATGGCGCCTACTCATCCAATTAGGCTCGGTCTTGCCTTGAATTTCTCTGTGTTCTACTATGAGATCCTCAATTCTTCAGACAAAGCTTGTAACATGGCTAaacag GCTTTTGAAGAAGCCATAGCTGAGCTTGACACATTGGGAGAAGAATCATACAAAGACAGCACTCTCATTATGCAGTTGCTGAGGGACAACCTTACCCTTTGGACCTCCGATATGCAG GAGCATATGGACGAGGCGTGA
- the LOC108847514 gene encoding kinesin-like protein KIN-14A has translation MADQRSKTNRWNWEVSGFEPRKSSSEETGHRPLLRRYSISTAQAPELSKQALASKVSGLKEKVKLAKEDYLELRQEATDLQEYSNAKLERVTRYLGVLASKSRKLDQAVLETEARISPLINEKKRLFNDLLTAKGNIKVFCRARPLFEDEGPSVIEFPGDCTICVNTGDDTVTNPKKDFEFDRVYGPHVGQAALFNDVQPFVQSALDGSNVSVFAYGETNSGKTYTMEGLSHDRGLYARCFEELFDLANSDATSTSRFSFSVSVFEIYNEQIRDLLWETESNLPRINMGSHESVIELEQEKAENPLEFLRVLKYAFQNRGSDKSKFNVTHLIVTIHIYYSNTITGDNMYSKLSLVDLAGSEGLTVENDGGEHVTDLLHVMNSISALGDVLSALTAEKDSIPYENSVLTRILADSLGGSSKTLMIVNICPSAENLSETVSCLNYAARARNTVPSLGNRDTIKKWRDVASDARKELLDKERENQNLKQEVLGLKQELKDANDQCALLYSEVQRAWKVSFTLQSDLKSENTMLVEKHRLEKEQNSQLRNQIAQLLQLDQEQKLQMQQQDSTIENLQAKITDLESQVSEAVRPDTTRAGDASTIESSSVTKKLDEELKKRDALIERLHEENEKLFDRLTERSMAASTQVSSPSSRASPNIQPASVNRAEAAALPSTANKNEGAITVVKTGSEIAKTTPAGEYLTAALNDFDPEDYEGLAAIADGANKLLMLVLAAVIKAGAPREHEILAEIRDSVFSFIQKMESRRVMDTMLVSRVRILYIRSLLARSPELQTIRVSPVESFLEKPNTGRSKSNSRGSSPGRSPVRYLDMQTHRFKVNIKPERKNKLASVVLRMRGLEQDSGRQQVTGVKLREMQDEAKSFAIGNKSLAALFVHTPAGELQRQIRLWLAENFDFLSVTADDVSGGTTGQLELLSTAIMDGWMAGLGAAVPPHTDALGQLLSEYAKRVYTSQMQHMKDIAGTLAAEEAEDAGQVAKLRSALESVDHKRRKILQQMKSDAALLNLEEGSSPIQNPSTAAEDSRLASLISLDGILKQVKDITRQASVHVLSKSKKTALLEALDELTERMPSLLDVDHPCAQREIATARQLVETIPEQENNNLLLEYSHGRRPSFESISSGETDVSQWNVLQFNTGSSDPFIIKCGGNTNSELVIKADARVQEPKGGELVRVVPRPSVLVNMSLEEMKQMFTQLPEALSVLALAKTADATRARYSRLYKTLAMKVPSLRDVVAELEKDT, from the exons atggcCGATCAGAGGAGTAAAACCAATAGGTGGAACTGGGAGGTGAGTGGATTCGAACCAAGGAAGTCTTCTTCTGAGGAGACCGGTCACCGTCCACTGCTGCGGAGGTACTCGATTTCCACGGCTCAAGCACCGGAGCTCTCGAAGCAAGCTCTTGCCTCCAAGGTTTCCGGATTGAAGGAGAAAGTTAAG CTTGCAAAGGAAGATTATTTGGAGTTGAGACAGGAAGCTACTGATCTGCAGGAGTACTCTAATGCTAAGCTTGAGAGGGTTACACGTTATTTAGGTGTTCTTGCTTCCAAAAGCCGTAAATTGG ATCAAGCTGTCCTCGAGACCGAGGCAAGGATATCTCCACTTATCAATGAGAAGAAAAGACTGTTCAATGACTTGTTGACGGCCAAAG GGAACATAAAGGTGTTTTGCCGGGCAAGACCATTGTTCGAGGATGAAGGTCCCTCTGTTATAGAATTCCCTGGGGATTGCACCATATGTGTAAACACTGGTGATGATACTGTTACCAATCCCAAGAAGGACTTTGAGTTTGACCGAGTTTATGGACCTCATGTTGGACAAG cGGCACTGTTCAATGATGTCCAACCTTTTGTTCAGTCTGCACTGGATGGATCTAACGTCTCCGTATTTGCCTACGGAGAAACTAATTCAGGGAAGACATACACCATG GAAGGTTTGAGTCACGACCGTGGTTTATATGCTCGTTGTTTTGAGGAGCTTTTCGACCTAGCGAATTCTGATGCAACTTCCACATCTCGGTTCAGCTTCTCTGTTTCAGTTTTCGAGATCTATAATGAACAG ATCAGGGATTTACTTTGGGAAACTGAGAGCAACTTGCCGAGGATCAACATGGGATCACATGAATCTGTTATAGAACTCGAACAGGAGAAAGCTGAAAATCCTTTGGAGTTCTTAAGAGTCTTAAAATATGCGTTTCAGAACCGAGGAAGTGATAAATCAAAGTTTAACGTGACACATCT GATTGTCACGATACACATATACTATAGCAACACTATTACTGGAGATAATATGTATAGCAAGCTTTCTCTGGTTGACTTGGCTGGAAGTGAAGGTTTAACCGTTGAAAATGACGGTGGCGAACACGTCACGGATCTGCTGCATGTCATGAATTCCATTTCAGC GTTGGGAGATGTTTTATCAGCTTTGACGGCAGAAAAGGATTCAATTCCTTACGAGAATTCAGTTCTTACCAGAATACTTGCAGATTCGCTAG GGGGAAGCTCCAAAACATTGATGATCGTTAACATCTGTCCCAGTGCGGAGAACTTGTCTGAGACAGTATCATGTCTCAACTATGCTGCTAGAGCTAGGAATACTGTACCAAGCCTTGGGAATCGAGATACAATCAAGAAATGGAGAGATGTG GCAAGTGATGCTCGGAAGGAGCTGTTGgacaaagagagagaaaaccaGAATCTGAAACAAGAGGTTTTGGGCTTAAAGCAAGAACTTAAAGATGCAAATGACCAGTGTGCATTGCTCTACAGTGAAGTGCAGAGGGCGTGGAAAGTCTCATTTACATTGCAATCAGATTTAAAG TCAGAGAATACTATGCTTGTTGAAAAACATAGACTAGAGAAGGAGCAAAATTCTCAGTTAAGAAATCAAATAGCTCAACTTTTACAGTTGGACCAAGAACAAAAACTGCAAATGCAACAACAAGACTCCACCATTGAAAATCTCCAG GCTAAAATAACAGATCTGGAATCACAGGTAAGCGAAGCCGTTAGACCTGACACAACAAGAGCAGGAGATGCAAGCACAATTGAATCTTCTTCTGTTACCAAGAAACTTGACGAAGAACTTAAAAAACGTGATGCACTGATTGAG AGATTGCATGAAGAAAACGAAAAGTTGTTTGACAGATTAACAGAAAGGTCGATGGCTGCTTCGACCCAG GTGTCGAGTCCCTCATCAAGAGCATCGCCAAACATTCAGCCTGCCAGTGTTAACAG GGCAGAAGCTGCTGCGCTACCATCCACAGCAAATAAGAACGAAGGAGCGATAACTGTAGTAAAAACTGGCTCCGAAATAGCAAAAACCACTCCAGCTGGAGAATACCTGACAGCTGCATTGAATGACTTTGACCCTGAAGACTATGAAGGTCTTGCTGCCATTGCTGACGGCGCAAACAAGCTACTAATGCTG GTTTTGGCAGCTGTCATCAAGGCTGGTGCTCCCAGAGAGCATGAAATCCTTGCTGAGATCAGAGATTCTGTGTTTTCGTTTATTCAGAAAATGGAATCAAGAAGAGTAATGGATACCATGCTTGTTTCCCGAGTCAGGATATTATACATAAGGTCTTTACTGGCTCGATCACCTGAGCTTCAGACTATCAGG GTATCTCCTGTCGAAAGCTTTCTTGAGAAGCCTAATACTGGTAGAAGTAAAAGCAATAGTAGGGGTAGCAGCCCGGGTAGATCCCCGGTTCGTTACCTAGATATGCAGACTCATAGATTTAAAGTGAATATTAAGCCAGAAAGGAAAAACAAGTTGGCATCTGTTGTTTTAAGAATGCGTGGACTTGAACAG GATTCTGGGAGGCAGCAAGTTACCGGAGTTAAACTGAGAGAGATGCAAGATGAAGCCAAAAGTTTTGCTATTGGAAACAAGTCCCTAGCTGCATTGTTTGTTCACACTCCGGCTGGTGAACTGCAGCGACAGATTCGGTTGTGGCTTGCAGAAAACTTTGATTTTCTTTCCGTGACCGCAGATGATGTGTCAGGAGGAACCACAGGCCAACTAGAGCTTCTTTCCACGGCGATAATGGATGGTTGGATGGCTGGACTAGGAGCCGCGGTGCCACCTCACACAGATGCTCTCGGGCAGCTTTTATCCGAGTACGCAAAACGTGTCTATACTTCTCAAATGCAGCACATGAAGGATATTGCTGGTACCTTGGCGGCGGAAGAGGCAGAAGATGCTGGCCAAGTGGCTAAGCTTCGATCAGCTCTCGAGTCAGTTGACCACAAAAGAAGAAAG ATTTTACAACAAATGAAAAGTGATGCAGCTCTGCTTAACCTGGAAGAAGGCAGTTCTCCTATTCAAAACCCTTCGACCGCAGCCGAAGACTCAAGATTAGCTTCTCTCATCTCTCTGGATGGCATATTGAAGCAAGTCAAGGATATTACAAGACAAGCATCTGTCCATGTTTTGAGTAAAAGCAAGAAAACAGCATTGCTTGAGGCCCTTGATGAACTCACTGAGCGAATGCCTTCTCTTCTTGATGTTGATCATCCATGTGCACAGAGAGAAATCGCTACAGCACGCCAGCTTGTCGAG ACAATCCCTGAACAAGAGAACAATAATCTTCTTCTGGAATATTCACACGGACGGAGACCCTCGTTTGAGTCAATATCCTCAGGCGAAACCGATGTGTCGCAGTGGAACGTTTTGCAGTTCAACACAGGCTCTTCAGACCCGTTCATCATAAAATGTGGAGGCAACACCAACTCGGAGCTGGTGATCAAGGCTGATGCGCGAGTACAAGAGCCCAAAGGAGGTGAGCTTGTCAGAGTTGTCCCAAGACCTTCTGTTTTGGTAAACATGAGCTTAGAGGAAATGAAACAAATGTTTACTCAGTTGCCCGAAGCTCTAAGCGTGCTGGCTTTAGCTAAAACAGCTGATGCCACGAGAGCTCGCTACTCTAGGCTCTACAAAACTCTGGCCATGAAAGTTCCCTCTCTCAGGGACGTTGTTGCTGAACTTGAGAAAGATACCTAA